The Luteimonas sp. YGD11-2 genome has a window encoding:
- a CDS encoding DnrO protein, with protein MKTTLPMLALALCAGFAHATPPGHAHEGHAAAAAAGAHAHHQAHADHQAHAHPDAAPTGLPDADAAKWAPDAPLMTGMRRLHAALDDGDHHGAHAAGNPAHALQLASRVDAAVAYMFEHCALPPEPDVALHGVLARMMAGAQALRDDPADMETPLAAMRDAIADYPRLFDDPAFPADAPARPHH; from the coding sequence ATGAAGACCACCTTGCCGATGCTGGCGCTGGCGCTGTGTGCCGGGTTTGCCCACGCCACGCCGCCGGGGCACGCGCACGAAGGGCATGCGGCTGCAGCCGCGGCAGGTGCGCATGCGCACCACCAGGCGCACGCCGATCACCAGGCACATGCGCACCCCGATGCCGCGCCGACGGGCCTGCCCGATGCCGACGCGGCGAAGTGGGCGCCGGATGCGCCGTTGATGACCGGCATGCGTCGGCTGCATGCCGCGCTGGACGACGGGGATCACCATGGCGCGCATGCGGCCGGCAACCCCGCGCACGCATTGCAGCTGGCATCCCGCGTCGATGCGGCGGTGGCCTACATGTTCGAACACTGCGCGCTGCCACCCGAGCCCGATGTCGCCCTGCACGGCGTGCTTGCGCGGATGATGGCCGGCGCCCAGGCGCTGCGCGACGATCCGGCCGACATGGAAACGCCACTGGCCGCGATGCGCGATGCGATCGCCGACTATCCGCGGCTGTTCGATGACCCGGCGTTTCCCGCCGACGCCCCGGCGCGTCCGCACCACTGA